Proteins encoded by one window of Cloeon dipterum chromosome 2, ieCloDipt1.1, whole genome shotgun sequence:
- the cut gene encoding homeobox protein cut isoform X5, with protein sequence MSATFPPPSLESQASKIENLVNELTTSRSVVNNNQSMDIQAMQSMDWLFKKERIYLLAQFWQQRATLAEKEVSALKEQLAGQGADNNNKTPSSSTPSSSSMPSKQSSNEANSENHPGQGESGARPGFEQEIAAKEKEISQLSEDIQRLQTALGRAQDSTAAQVARLEEQLEQRSQRIARLEARLDAQKDYDDLKRELSILRALDLPAIAAATAAASESGGAASLGTPSVKALEMLNEAASALATRTTATPQPSVTEERTQTGGGSTTPSTPSVAAAAASLFPPGLQTVETFGSFLGEEIVANWRRSLERTILSQNAASSLPASQTQSQSQQQQQPQEAERSPLNEQRPSPPSTPEAESIKGPRASCSPPPAPSTPSMQQMLQQHQAALQQHMLMNGAPKSPSVDHSQGSGMNSPNGPPGLLNPPTSVAGAIMPSEPPKSSPFRFDERGPFRFDDRLGLGESLIPKGDPMEARLQEMLRYNMDQYANQNLDTMHIARRVRELLSIHNIGQRLFAKYVLGLSQGTVSELLSKPKPWDKLTEKGRDSYRKMHAWACDEGAVMLLKSLIPKKGEISRKQWLTGKEGAPNLPPFGGRPDEQIAEERIAHILSEASQAMKGPLAGAPPGVQANLAAAVAAAAAAAQQEDARSTDSRSPASAQEKVARIYQEELAKLMGRRLEDSLRAAQGGAGQGGPGQHFPSLLFPHFFGPAGPAGGMDRTHDEIRMALDAYHRELAKLNHNALQGGNIPPGLLGLHPQMPMLNGGGAGVGGGVQDLSLPKERPSSARDMKHSPHHSSSSSHNGPLSDVDDKGSVSKELTAATEAAVADALRHAGSAFSLVRPKTEPSSQASSGSSTAPSPLNSILPPTGPEDFATSSASPLQRMASITNSLISTPNTPSHHSPAQRPLKAVLPPITQQQFDQFNNLNTEDIVKKVRLLVKEQLSQYSISQRLFGESVLGLSQGSVSDLLARPKPWHMLTQKGREPFIRMKMFLEDENAVHKLVASQYKIAPEKLMRTGGYGSINPPPASKTPKLPEQMAKAMESAAAALGNPMALLPSLAPPSAQSTPTSTPSLPPPMQTPPTPSPGLLRHPGSPPMTPDSPSSAASLLKKHSPAGNMPRAMAAAAAAMQQPSVYEMAALTQDLDTQLITTRIKEALLANNIGQKIFGEVVLGLSQGSVSELLSKPKPWHMLSIKGREPFIRMQLWLTDPNNVERLQQMKSERREANKRRRTTTGNNGPADNSSDTSSNDTADFYHMNDGSPGPPSAKKQRVLFSEEQKEALRLAFALDPYPNMATIEFLASELNLAARTITNWFHNHRMRLKQTIPHNNNDASPPNALSSNSSSSFDPGHFRLLLTQRLAEIHKERGGGAMPPFPFFNPSVAAMVSPAAASIPQIPPLAPPHLMMAAAMREQLSCLDLSMTSLKKDSDDDESGDDSDMDSNDDFRKTEQPAAPAAAPARSSRRKPAAPQWVNPEWQADEKEKDETKDSPPAIINGVCVMQGNNFDSLRRRSEDVDDETVRVEPTAAGQADKGAALADKDDDEPAEQTKLELNVTSAEQARQSDDDEDWEQKIEQDKQRSAKVDNGGAASDDWDF encoded by the exons ATCTCACAGTTGAGTGAAGACATTCAAAGGTTACAGACGGCGCTCGGAAGGGCCCAGGACAGTACGGCGGCGCAGGTGGCCCGCCTCGAGGAGCAGTTGGAACAGAGGTCGCAGCGCATCGCAAGGCTCGAAGCGCGCCTCGACGCACAGAAGGACTATGATGATCTCAAGAGGGAACTCAG CATTCTCCGAGCGCTGGATCTGCCGGCGATCGCGGCTGCAACGGCCGCAGCCTCTGAGAGCGGAGGTGCCGCCTCCTTGGGCACGCCGTCCGTCAAGGCCCTCGAGATGCTGAACGAGGCGGCCTCTGCTCTGGCCACCAGGACCACCGCCACTCCCCAGCCGTCAGTCACTGAGGAGCGAACACAAACAG GTGGTGGCTCAACAACACCCTCAACACCATCCGTGGCAGCCGCGGCGGCCTCACTGTTTCCTCCCGGCCTGCAAACGGTTGAAACCTTTGGATCTTTTCTCGGCGAGGAGATTGTGGCCAACTGGCGCCGCTCCCTCGAACGCACCATTCTAAGTCAGAACGCGGCGAGCAGCCTGCCCGCCTCGCAAACGCAGTCTCAGtcgcaacagcagcagcaaccgcaGGAGGCCGAGCGGTCGCCGTTGAACGAGCAGAGGCCGTCACCACCCTCTACGCCCGAGGCGGAGTCCATCAAGGGCCCACGGGCCTCTTGCTCGCCCCCGCCAGCGCCCTCCACGCCTTCGATGCAGCAAATGCTGCAGCAGCACCAGGCGGCCCTGCAGCAGCACATGCTGATGAATGGGGCGCCCAAGTCCCCGTCAGTCGACCACTCGCAGGGCAGCGGCATGAATAGTCCTAACGGCCCCCCTGGTCTTCTGAACCCACCCACCTCAGTGGCGGGCGCCATAATGCCCTCGGAGCCCCCCAAGTCGAGTCCTTTCCGTTTTGACGAGCGAGGCCCATTCCGCTTCGATGACAGACTCGGCCTGGGGGAGTCCCTCATCCCCAAGGGCGACCCCATGGAGGCACGTCTGCAGGAGATGCTGCGCTACAACATGGACCAGTACGCTAACCAAAATTTGGACACGATGCACATCGCGAGACGCGTCCGCGAGCTGCTCTCCATCCACAATATCGGCCAGCGGCTGTTTGCAAAATACGTGCTCGGACTGTCGCAAGGCACCGTCAGTGAGCTGCTGTCCAAGCCAAAGCCCTGGGACAAGCTGACAGAGAAGGGCCGCGACTCATACAGGAAAATGCACGCGTGGGCGTGCGACGAGGGAGCTGTCATGCTGCTCAAGTCGCTCATACCCAAGAAAG GGGAAATCTCACGTAAGCAATGGCTTACAGGCAAGGAAGGCGCGCCAAATCTTCCCCCGTTCGGCGGCCGACCCGATGAACAGATAGCCGAGGAACGGATCGCGCACATTCTCAGCGAGGCCAGCCAGGCCATGAAGGGTCCCCTCGCAGGGGCCCCGCCCGGGGTGCAGGCCAACCTGGCGGCGGCCGTCGCCgcagcggccgcggccgctCAGCAAGAGGATGCGCGCAGCACTGATAGTCGCTCACCTGCTTCGGCACAG GAAAAGGTTGCCAGGATCTACCAAGAAGAGCTGGCTAAACTGATGGGCCGCAGACTTGAGGACTCTCTGAGAGCAGCTCAAGGCGGCGCCGGACAGGGTGGACCCGGACAGCATTTCCctag TCTGCTGTTTCCTCATTTCTTTGGTCCGGCCGGCCCTGCTGGTGGCATGGATCGCACTCACGATGAAATCCGCATGGCTCTGGACGCGTATCACCGCGAGCTGGCCAAGTTGAACCACAACGCCCTTCAGGGCGGAAATATCCCTCCTGGCCTGCTCGGCCTCCACCCCCAAATGCCGATGCtgaacggcggcggcgcaggTGTTGGCGGAGGCGTGCAAGACCTCTCGCTGCCCAAAGAACGCCCTTCCAGCGCCAGAGACATGAAGCACTCACCTCACCactcgagcagcagcagccacaaCGGTCCGCTGTCTGATGTCGACGACAAGGGCTCAGTCAGTAAGGAGTTGACGGCGGCCACTGAAGCGGCCGTGGCTGACGCGCTGAGGCACGCCGGCAGCGCCTTCTCCCTTGTCAGACCAAAGACAGAGCCGA GCAGCCAAGCCAGCAGTGGTTCTTCCACAGCCCCCAGTCCACTGAATTCCATCTTGCCACCCACAGGCCCTGAGGACTTCGCCACGTCCTCGGCTAGTCCCCTGCAGCGGATGGCCTCAATCACCAACTCGCTCATCTCGACGCCCAATACGCCGTCCCACCACTCGCCGGCCCAGCGACCCCTGAAGGCCGTACTGCCGCCCATCACGCAGCAGCAGTTCGACCAGTTCAACAACCTCAACACCGAAGACATTGTCAAGAAGGTACGTTTGTTG GTGAAGGAGCAACTTAGTCAATACTCCATCAGTCAGCGCCTGTTTGGCGAATCAGTCCTCGGACTATCTCAGGGTTCTGTGTCGGACCTTCTGGCGCGGCCCAAGCCGTGGCATATGCTCACACAAAAGGGACGCGAGCCGTTCATCCGTATGAAAATGTTCTTGGAAGATGAGAATGCTGTGCACAAGCTGGTCGCGTCGCAATACAAAATCGCCCCAGAAAAACTCATGAGGACTGGCGGCTACGGCTCCATCAACCCAC CACCTGCATCAAAAACGCCAAAGTTGCCCGAGCAGATGGCGAAAGCGATGGAGTCAGCCGCTGCCGCCCTGGGAAACCCAATGGCCCTGTTGCCCAGCCTGGCGCCACCCTCCGCACAGTCCACTCCAACCTCCACCCCCTCTCTGCCGCCCCCAATGCAGACGCCGCCCACGCCGTCTCCCGGCCTTCTCAGGCACCCTGGTAGCCCCCCGATGACCCCCGACTCGCCCAGTTCGGCCGCCTCGTTGCTCAAGAAGCACTCGCCAGCTGGTAACATGCCGAGGGCGAtggccgctgctgccgcggCAATGCAGCAACCCAGTGTGTACGAGATGGCCGCCCTCACGCAGGACCTGGACACGCAGTTGATTACCACCAGGATTAAGGAGGCGCTgcttgcaaataatattggaCAAAAg attttcggcGAAGTAGTGCTCGGCCTGTCGCAGGGCTCGGTAAGCGAGCTGCTGTCCAAACCGAAGCCATGGCACATGCTGAGCATCAAGGGCCGCGAGCCTTTCATCCGCATGCAGTTATGGCTGACCGACCCGAACAACGTGGAGCGGCTGCAGCAGATGAAGAGCGAGCGGCGCGAGGCCAACAAGCGGCGCCGCACCACCACAGGCAACAATGGCCCTGCCGACAACAGCAGTGACACGTCGTCCAACGACACGGCAGACTTTTACCACATGAACGATGGCAGCCCTGGGCCGCCGTCGGCCAAGAAACAGCGCGTGCTCTTCTCCGAGGAGCAGAAGGAGGCGCTACGGCTGGCGTTCGCGCTCGACCCCTACCCCAACATGGCCACCATCGAGTTCCTCGCGTCTGAGCTGAACCTGGCGGCACGCACCATCACCAACTGGTTCCACAATCACCGCATGCGCTTGAAGCAGACCATCCCGCACAACAACAACGACGCGTCGCCGCCCAATGCGCTCTCAAGCAACTCGTCGAGCAGCTTTGACCCGGGCCACTTCCGCCTGCTGCTCACACAGCGCCTGGCCGAGATCCACAAGGAGCGGGGTGGCGGCGCCATGCCGCCCTTCCCCTTCTTCAACCCGTCAGTGGCGGCCATGGTGAGCCCAGCGGCCGCCTCCATTCCGCAAATCCCACCGCTGGCGCCGCCGCACCTCATGATGGCCGCGGCCATGCGTGAGCAGCTGTCCTGCCTCGACCTGAGCATGACCTCGCTGAAGAAGGACTCTGACGATGATGAGTCTGGCGACGATTCGGACATGGATTCTAACGACGACTTCCGCAAGACCGAGCAGCCGGCGGCACCCGCGGCGGCGCCAGCCCGCTCCTCGAGACGGAAGCCGGCAGCTCCACAGTGGGTTAACCCCGAGTGGCAGGCGGACGAGAAGGAAAAAGACGAGACGAAGGACTCGCCGCCAGCCATCATCAACGGCGTCTGCGTGATGCAGGGCAACAACTTTGACTCGCTGCGGCGGAGGAGCGAGGACGTGGACGATGAGACCGTCCGCGTGGAGCCCACAGCCGCCGGACAGGCGGACAAGGGCGCCGCGCTCGCCGACAAGGATGACGACGAGCCCGCCGAGCAGACCAAACTCGAGCTGAACGTAACGAGCGCAGAGCAAGCCCGCCAGTCAGACGATGACGAGGACTGGGAGCAGAAAATCGAGCAGGACAAGCAGCGCAGCGCTAAGGTGGACAACGGCGGCGCCGCGAGCGACGACTGGGACTTCTAA
- the cut gene encoding homeobox protein cut isoform X1: MSATFPPPSLESQASKIENLVNELTTSRSVVNNNQSMDIQAMQSMDWLFKKERIYLLAQFWQQRATLAEKEVSALKEQLAGQGADNNNKTPSSSTPSSSSMPSKQSSNEANSENHPGQGESGARPGFEQEIAAKEKEISQLSEDIQRLQTALGRAQDSTAAQVARLEEQLEQRSQRIARLEARLDAQKDYDDLKRELSILRALDLPAIAAATAAASESGGAASLGTPSVKALEMLNEAASALATRTTATPQPSVTEERTQTGGGSTTPSTPSVAAAAASLFPPGLQTVETFGSFLGEEIVANWRRSLERTILSQNAASSLPASQTQSQSQQQQQPQEAERSPLNEQRPSPPSTPEAESIKGPRASCSPPPAPSTPSMQQMLQQHQAALQQHMLMNGAPKSPSVDHSQGSGMNSPNGPPGLLNPPTSVAGAIMPSEPPKSSPFRFDERGPFRFDDRLGLGESLIPKGDPMEARLQEMLRYNMDQYANQNLDTMHIARRVRELLSIHNIGQRLFAKYVLGLSQGTVSELLSKPKPWDKLTEKGRDSYRKMHAWACDEGAVMLLKSLIPKKGEISRKQWLTGKEGAPNLPPFGGRPDEQIAEERIAHILSEASQAMKGPLAGAPPGVQANLAAAVAAAAAAAQQEDARSTDSRSPASAQEKVARIYQEELAKLMGRRLEDSLRAAQGGAGQGGPGQHFPSLLFPHFFGPAGPAGGMDRTHDEIRMALDAYHRELAKLNHNALQGGNIPPGLLGLHPQMPMLNGGGAGVGGGVQDLSLPKERPSSARDMKHSPHHSSSSSHNGPLSDVDDKGSVSKELTAATEAAVADALRHAGSAFSLVRPKTEPSSQASSGSSTAPSPLNSILPPTGPEDFATSSASPLQRMASITNSLISTPNTPSHHSPAQRPLKAVLPPITQQQFDQFNNLNTEDIVKKVRLLVKEQLSQYSISQRLFGESVLGLSQGSVSDLLARPKPWHMLTQKGREPFIRMKMFLEDENAVHKLVASQYKIAPEKLMRTGGYGSINPPGFEPMNFGIHRDRDHFHPKASMKSPASKTPKLPEQMAKAMESAAAALGNPMALLPSLAPPSAQSTPTSTPSLPPPMQTPPTPSPGLLRHPGSPPMTPDSPSSAASLLKKHSPAGNMPRAMAAAAAAMQQPSVYEMAALTQDLDTQLITTRIKEALLANNIGQKIFGEVVLGLSQGSVSELLSKPKPWHMLSIKGREPFIRMQLWLTDPNNVERLQQMKSERREANKRRRTTTGNNGPADNSSDTSSNDTADFYHMNDGSPGPPSAKKQRVLFSEEQKEALRLAFALDPYPNMATIEFLASELNLAARTITNWFHNHRMRLKQTIPHNNNDASPPNALSSNSSSSFDPGHFRLLLTQRLAEIHKERGGGAMPPFPFFNPSVAAMVSPAAASIPQIPPLAPPHLMMAAAMREQLSCLDLSMTSLKKDSDDDESGDDSDMDSNDDFRKTEQPAAPAAAPARSSRRKPAAPQWVNPEWQADEKEKDETKDSPPAIINGVCVMQGNNFDSLRRRSEDVDDETVRVEPTAAGQADKGAALADKDDDEPAEQTKLELNVTSAEQARQSDDDEDWEQKIEQDKQRSAKVDNGGAASDDWDF, from the exons ATCTCACAGTTGAGTGAAGACATTCAAAGGTTACAGACGGCGCTCGGAAGGGCCCAGGACAGTACGGCGGCGCAGGTGGCCCGCCTCGAGGAGCAGTTGGAACAGAGGTCGCAGCGCATCGCAAGGCTCGAAGCGCGCCTCGACGCACAGAAGGACTATGATGATCTCAAGAGGGAACTCAG CATTCTCCGAGCGCTGGATCTGCCGGCGATCGCGGCTGCAACGGCCGCAGCCTCTGAGAGCGGAGGTGCCGCCTCCTTGGGCACGCCGTCCGTCAAGGCCCTCGAGATGCTGAACGAGGCGGCCTCTGCTCTGGCCACCAGGACCACCGCCACTCCCCAGCCGTCAGTCACTGAGGAGCGAACACAAACAG GTGGTGGCTCAACAACACCCTCAACACCATCCGTGGCAGCCGCGGCGGCCTCACTGTTTCCTCCCGGCCTGCAAACGGTTGAAACCTTTGGATCTTTTCTCGGCGAGGAGATTGTGGCCAACTGGCGCCGCTCCCTCGAACGCACCATTCTAAGTCAGAACGCGGCGAGCAGCCTGCCCGCCTCGCAAACGCAGTCTCAGtcgcaacagcagcagcaaccgcaGGAGGCCGAGCGGTCGCCGTTGAACGAGCAGAGGCCGTCACCACCCTCTACGCCCGAGGCGGAGTCCATCAAGGGCCCACGGGCCTCTTGCTCGCCCCCGCCAGCGCCCTCCACGCCTTCGATGCAGCAAATGCTGCAGCAGCACCAGGCGGCCCTGCAGCAGCACATGCTGATGAATGGGGCGCCCAAGTCCCCGTCAGTCGACCACTCGCAGGGCAGCGGCATGAATAGTCCTAACGGCCCCCCTGGTCTTCTGAACCCACCCACCTCAGTGGCGGGCGCCATAATGCCCTCGGAGCCCCCCAAGTCGAGTCCTTTCCGTTTTGACGAGCGAGGCCCATTCCGCTTCGATGACAGACTCGGCCTGGGGGAGTCCCTCATCCCCAAGGGCGACCCCATGGAGGCACGTCTGCAGGAGATGCTGCGCTACAACATGGACCAGTACGCTAACCAAAATTTGGACACGATGCACATCGCGAGACGCGTCCGCGAGCTGCTCTCCATCCACAATATCGGCCAGCGGCTGTTTGCAAAATACGTGCTCGGACTGTCGCAAGGCACCGTCAGTGAGCTGCTGTCCAAGCCAAAGCCCTGGGACAAGCTGACAGAGAAGGGCCGCGACTCATACAGGAAAATGCACGCGTGGGCGTGCGACGAGGGAGCTGTCATGCTGCTCAAGTCGCTCATACCCAAGAAAG GGGAAATCTCACGTAAGCAATGGCTTACAGGCAAGGAAGGCGCGCCAAATCTTCCCCCGTTCGGCGGCCGACCCGATGAACAGATAGCCGAGGAACGGATCGCGCACATTCTCAGCGAGGCCAGCCAGGCCATGAAGGGTCCCCTCGCAGGGGCCCCGCCCGGGGTGCAGGCCAACCTGGCGGCGGCCGTCGCCgcagcggccgcggccgctCAGCAAGAGGATGCGCGCAGCACTGATAGTCGCTCACCTGCTTCGGCACAG GAAAAGGTTGCCAGGATCTACCAAGAAGAGCTGGCTAAACTGATGGGCCGCAGACTTGAGGACTCTCTGAGAGCAGCTCAAGGCGGCGCCGGACAGGGTGGACCCGGACAGCATTTCCctag TCTGCTGTTTCCTCATTTCTTTGGTCCGGCCGGCCCTGCTGGTGGCATGGATCGCACTCACGATGAAATCCGCATGGCTCTGGACGCGTATCACCGCGAGCTGGCCAAGTTGAACCACAACGCCCTTCAGGGCGGAAATATCCCTCCTGGCCTGCTCGGCCTCCACCCCCAAATGCCGATGCtgaacggcggcggcgcaggTGTTGGCGGAGGCGTGCAAGACCTCTCGCTGCCCAAAGAACGCCCTTCCAGCGCCAGAGACATGAAGCACTCACCTCACCactcgagcagcagcagccacaaCGGTCCGCTGTCTGATGTCGACGACAAGGGCTCAGTCAGTAAGGAGTTGACGGCGGCCACTGAAGCGGCCGTGGCTGACGCGCTGAGGCACGCCGGCAGCGCCTTCTCCCTTGTCAGACCAAAGACAGAGCCGA GCAGCCAAGCCAGCAGTGGTTCTTCCACAGCCCCCAGTCCACTGAATTCCATCTTGCCACCCACAGGCCCTGAGGACTTCGCCACGTCCTCGGCTAGTCCCCTGCAGCGGATGGCCTCAATCACCAACTCGCTCATCTCGACGCCCAATACGCCGTCCCACCACTCGCCGGCCCAGCGACCCCTGAAGGCCGTACTGCCGCCCATCACGCAGCAGCAGTTCGACCAGTTCAACAACCTCAACACCGAAGACATTGTCAAGAAGGTACGTTTGTTG GTGAAGGAGCAACTTAGTCAATACTCCATCAGTCAGCGCCTGTTTGGCGAATCAGTCCTCGGACTATCTCAGGGTTCTGTGTCGGACCTTCTGGCGCGGCCCAAGCCGTGGCATATGCTCACACAAAAGGGACGCGAGCCGTTCATCCGTATGAAAATGTTCTTGGAAGATGAGAATGCTGTGCACAAGCTGGTCGCGTCGCAATACAAAATCGCCCCAGAAAAACTCATGAGGACTGGCGGCTACGGCTCCATCAACCCAC CTGGATTCGAACCAATGAACTTTGGAATCCACAGAGACAGAGATCACTTCCATCCCAAGGCCAGCATGAAAT CACCTGCATCAAAAACGCCAAAGTTGCCCGAGCAGATGGCGAAAGCGATGGAGTCAGCCGCTGCCGCCCTGGGAAACCCAATGGCCCTGTTGCCCAGCCTGGCGCCACCCTCCGCACAGTCCACTCCAACCTCCACCCCCTCTCTGCCGCCCCCAATGCAGACGCCGCCCACGCCGTCTCCCGGCCTTCTCAGGCACCCTGGTAGCCCCCCGATGACCCCCGACTCGCCCAGTTCGGCCGCCTCGTTGCTCAAGAAGCACTCGCCAGCTGGTAACATGCCGAGGGCGAtggccgctgctgccgcggCAATGCAGCAACCCAGTGTGTACGAGATGGCCGCCCTCACGCAGGACCTGGACACGCAGTTGATTACCACCAGGATTAAGGAGGCGCTgcttgcaaataatattggaCAAAAg attttcggcGAAGTAGTGCTCGGCCTGTCGCAGGGCTCGGTAAGCGAGCTGCTGTCCAAACCGAAGCCATGGCACATGCTGAGCATCAAGGGCCGCGAGCCTTTCATCCGCATGCAGTTATGGCTGACCGACCCGAACAACGTGGAGCGGCTGCAGCAGATGAAGAGCGAGCGGCGCGAGGCCAACAAGCGGCGCCGCACCACCACAGGCAACAATGGCCCTGCCGACAACAGCAGTGACACGTCGTCCAACGACACGGCAGACTTTTACCACATGAACGATGGCAGCCCTGGGCCGCCGTCGGCCAAGAAACAGCGCGTGCTCTTCTCCGAGGAGCAGAAGGAGGCGCTACGGCTGGCGTTCGCGCTCGACCCCTACCCCAACATGGCCACCATCGAGTTCCTCGCGTCTGAGCTGAACCTGGCGGCACGCACCATCACCAACTGGTTCCACAATCACCGCATGCGCTTGAAGCAGACCATCCCGCACAACAACAACGACGCGTCGCCGCCCAATGCGCTCTCAAGCAACTCGTCGAGCAGCTTTGACCCGGGCCACTTCCGCCTGCTGCTCACACAGCGCCTGGCCGAGATCCACAAGGAGCGGGGTGGCGGCGCCATGCCGCCCTTCCCCTTCTTCAACCCGTCAGTGGCGGCCATGGTGAGCCCAGCGGCCGCCTCCATTCCGCAAATCCCACCGCTGGCGCCGCCGCACCTCATGATGGCCGCGGCCATGCGTGAGCAGCTGTCCTGCCTCGACCTGAGCATGACCTCGCTGAAGAAGGACTCTGACGATGATGAGTCTGGCGACGATTCGGACATGGATTCTAACGACGACTTCCGCAAGACCGAGCAGCCGGCGGCACCCGCGGCGGCGCCAGCCCGCTCCTCGAGACGGAAGCCGGCAGCTCCACAGTGGGTTAACCCCGAGTGGCAGGCGGACGAGAAGGAAAAAGACGAGACGAAGGACTCGCCGCCAGCCATCATCAACGGCGTCTGCGTGATGCAGGGCAACAACTTTGACTCGCTGCGGCGGAGGAGCGAGGACGTGGACGATGAGACCGTCCGCGTGGAGCCCACAGCCGCCGGACAGGCGGACAAGGGCGCCGCGCTCGCCGACAAGGATGACGACGAGCCCGCCGAGCAGACCAAACTCGAGCTGAACGTAACGAGCGCAGAGCAAGCCCGCCAGTCAGACGATGACGAGGACTGGGAGCAGAAAATCGAGCAGGACAAGCAGCGCAGCGCTAAGGTGGACAACGGCGGCGCCGCGAGCGACGACTGGGACTTCTAA